The Sphingopyxis sp. TUF1 genome segment CGCATGATGCGCACGCAGACGCGGATCGGCAATATCTATCGCAAGATGCGCGCCTGTCCGCAGCCGGTCATCGCGCTGGGGCACGGCGCCGCGTGCGGCGGCGGGTTGTCGCTGCTGCTCGCGTCGGACGTGCGCTATGCCGCGCCGTCGCTGCGCTGCAACGCCGCTTATATCCGCATCGGGCTGGGCGGGTGCGATATGGCGTCGAGCTATTTCCTGCCGCGGCTGGTGGGCGCGAGCCTGGCCGCCGAGATGATCCTCACCGGGCGCTTCGTCGACGCCGAGCGGGCGCTGCGCGCCGGGCTGGTCAGCGAGATTGTCGATGAAGCGGCGCTACTCGACCGCGGGCTGACGCTCGCCGACGAGATGCTGGCGACGAGTCCGCACGGGCTGCGCCTGTCCAAGCAGGCGCTGAACCTCAACATCGACGCGCCGAGTCTGGAAGCCGCGATGGCGATCGAGGACCGGCAGCAGGTGATCCTGTCGGCGACAGAGGATCATAAGGAGGCGTTGTCCGCGTTTCTGGAGAAGCGCGCGCCCGAATATCGCGAGCGGTAATGCCGCCGCGCGCGCCCCATTGACTCGCCATTATATTGGCATAGTAAATGCCATATCCCTTGGGGGTGGGAGTGATGGCAGTGCGCAGGAGGACCACTAGGCCGGGTCGCATAGGCGGGTCCCGGCGTGCTGCCATCATCGCGCTTACCTGTTTGCTGGCGGTTCCATCGGGTCAGGCGCAGCAACGATCCGCACCGCCGCGCCAGCCCAATATCGTCATACTGCTCGCCGACGACTGGGGATTTTCGGACGTCGGCGCTTTTGGTTCCGAGATCGCGACGCCGCATATCGATGCGCTGGCGCGCGCGGGGATGCGCTTTTCGAACTTCCACGTCGCGGGTTCCTGCTCGCCGACGCGCGCGATGCTCCAGACAGGGGTGATGAACCACCGCAATGGGCTCGGCAACATGCCCGAGACGATCCCCGACGAGCATCGAGGCAAGCCGGGTTACGACACGGTGATGAACCTGCGCGTCGTGACGATCGCGCAGTTGCTGAAAGCGGCGGGATACCGCACCTACCTCACCGGCAAATGGCATCTGGGCAGCGACGCGAAACGCCTGCCGCATGCGCGCGGATACGACCGCGCCTTCAGCCTGGCCGATGCGGGTGCCGACAATTTCGAACAGCGCCCGATCGAGGGGCTGTACGACAAGGCGAACTGGACCGAGAACGGCCGCCCCGCGACGTTGCCTCGCGATTATTATTCGTCGACCTTCGTCGTCGGGAAGATGATCGATTATATCGAAGCGGATCGCCAGAGTGGCAAACCCTTCCTCGCGTCGATCAACTTCCTCGCCAACCATATTCCGGTGCAGGCGCCCGACAGCGACATCGCGCGCTACGCGGCGATGTACAAAGACGGGTGGACGGCGCTGCGCGCAGAGCGCGCGCGGCGTGCGGCGGCGTTGGGCATCGTGCCCGCGGGCACGCCGATGGTGACGATGCCGACGACGCGCGACTGGCAGAGGCTGGACGCCGACGAGCGCGCGGCGGCGGTGCGCGTGATGCAGGCCTATGGCGGCATGGCGACCGCGATGGACCGCGAGATCGGGCGGCTGGTCGCGCACCTCAAAAGGACGGGCGATTACGACAATACGATCTTTGTTTTTCTCTCCGACAATGGCGCCGAGCCGACCAATCCGTTCGGCTCGCTGCGCAACCGGCTGTTCCTGGCGATGCAATATGACCTTGCGACCGCGAACATCGGGCGGCGGGGCAGTTTTTCGGCGATCGGGCCGGGCTGGGCGAGCGCGGCGGCGTCGCCCTTGTCGGGGTATAAGTTCAGCGCAACCGAGGGCGGGCTGCGCGTTCCGCTGATTATCGCCTGGCCGGGGCATGGCGAGATCAAGGCGGGCGCGATCAGCGACGGGCTGGCGCACGTGACCGACTTGTTGCCGACACTCGCCGAGCTGGCGGCGGTGCCGCTGCACAACGGGCAATGGCAGGGCCGCGACGTCGAGCCGGTGACGGGACGGAGCCTGGTGCCGATGCTGAAGGGCGCGACTGCAAGCGTCCATGGCGATGCGCCGCTCGGCTATGAGCTGTCGGGCAATGCCGCGCTGTTTCGCGGCGATTACAAGCTGGTGCGCAACCTGCCGCCGACCGGTGACGGCAAATGGCGGATGTATAATCTCAGAGCCGATCCGGGCGAGGCGCGCGACCTGTCTGCGGCGATGCCCGATCGGTTCGCCTCGATGCTCGCGGACTACCGCGCTTATGCGAAAGCGAACGGCGTGCTCGACATCCCCCCGGGCTATACCGCCGACGAACAGATCAACCGTTATGCGTGGGAGCAGCAGGGGCGCAAACGCGCGATCAAGGCTGGGCTGTGGCTGGGCGGCGGATTGATGGTGCTGGCGTTGCTGGTCTGGGGCTGGCGGCGGCGGCGCGCGCGGGGTTAAGGTTTGTGGGGATATTCGGCCGTTTTGCACGGCAAGCGCCCGGCACAGCCCCCGCAAACGCCATCCAAAGGTCAGGAAAGGTCAGCCTTGTGCAGCGGCCGATCTGCCATTCCCCCGGGACATGCCGCGCCCGGCTTCTGCGCCCGCCTAGGGGCGGGAACGACCCATTTTTTGTCCATATATTGAAAGAGCTGAGGTGAAGGCTGGCACAGCGGGGTCATGTAGGACAGCGTTTTTTTTTATGTCCAGTTTGGGGTGGGCAGCGGACGTTCCTTCATTTCCGTTCGTGTCGAGCGAAGTCGAGACACCCATCGACGCCAAGCCTCGCCCGAGGGGCATCTCGACTTCGCTCGATGCGAACGGGTTAGGGGAGGGCGGCAAATGCCGCAATCGTTCGATTCCAGACTCTGCGAGCTACGATCCTCCCTGTGGCGAAGCCATGGGGAGGGGGACCGCTCGCGCAGCGAGTGGTGGAGGGGCTGCAACGTCGGCGCCATAGCCCCTCCGTCAGCGCTTCGCGCTGCCACCTCCCCATGGCTCCGCCACAGGGAGGATTAGTGGCCGCCTTCGGTCGCAAACCGACATCGCTACGAAACGGGCTTAGTCTGTCGGTGCCGGGCGCGCGGGGTCGATCAGGCGGAAGCCGATATGGTCGGTGCCGAGGCTGCGTTCCTGGAACTGACGCGCGGCGGGGCGATAGCGGGCGCAATAATTGGCGGCGCACAGGAAACTGCCGCCCTTGATGACATTGCGCTCGTTGCCCGCCGCGCTCGTCGTCCATTCCCAGACATTGCCGATCAGGTCGTGGACGCCGTGCGCGTCGGCGAGAAAGCAGGCGACCGGGGCGCGGCCCGTAAAGCCATCGGTGCCGAGGTCGCGGACGGGGAAGCTGCCCTGATAAAAATTGGCGCGCGGTTTGCCGTCCTTGCCGACGGGGACGTTGCGGTCGGCGCCGCCGCTCGCCGCGGCGAGTTCCCATTGTTCCTCGCTCGGCAACGCCTTGCCCTTCCATCTGGCGAAGGCGAGCGCATCTTCATACCCTATCTGCACGACCGGATCGCGGTCGCGGCCGTCGATAGTCGTCGCGGGCCCTGCGGGATGGCGCCACTCGGCGCCGACGACCCAGCGCCACCAGTTCGGGTTGCCATCGGTCGGCGCGGTGAACACCGCCGATCCGGGGACGAGCATGTCGGGCGGCGCGCCGGGGAGCGGCGGCGGGTCTTGCTCGGCGAGCGTTTTATAGCCGGTTGCGCGGACGAATTCGGCGAACTCGGCATTTGTGACCTCGTGCGTCGCGATCCAGAAGCCCGCGACGGTGACCTCGCGCGGCGGGCCTTCTTCGGGCAGATGCGCGTCGGCGCCGATCGTGAACGTCGCGCCGGGGATCCAGGCATAATCCTGTGCGGGCATCGCGGGACATTCGGGGGGCTTGGCCTCGGCAAGCGGGGCGTCGGCATCGTTGCTGCACGCGGCGAGCATGGCCAGCAGGAGCAGCGCGGCGGCGCGGATCATGCCCGGGTGGTCGCGACCAGCGCTTCGATCATATGCGCAACGACGCCGCTCGCATCCTCGACCGACAGCCCCTGATCCTGCCGGATCGCGCGCCAGTTCTGGAACGACAGCGCCGCGCACAGCGCTTCGGTCAAATATCGGTTGCTCGCGACGTCCGGCGGCAGGAGGCGCAGCACCAGTTCGCGCTCCATCGTTACCACCTGCGCATATTGGCCGAGCAGATAGGGCGACTGATAGCGTTTGATGTTCGCGGCGAGACGAAAGGGCAGCATCGTTTCAAACACGCGCACCCGCCGCCGCGTCAGTTCGCGCAGATTGGCGCGCCAGTCGCCATCCGGATAGGGGGCGGTGACAATCGGCCAGATGCGTTCGCCGATGATCCGCGAGATTTCGCGGTACAGGGCGTCCATGTCGTCGAAATGGCGGAACACGGTGCGCAGGCCGACGCCCGCTTCGTCGGCGACGCGCGCCGCGCTGGGCATCAGGTCGCCCGCCTCGATCAGCGCCATCATCGCCGCGACGATGCGTTTGTAACTCGACCGGCTGCGCTCGCGTCGCCCGTCGGGACGCGCGTCGGGGCCGCCGTCGGCCACGTCCGCTTGTACTTTCCCCGCCATGCTCTCTCCGCTGGCCCAGCTCGGCGCCCAGGTCAATGCCTCGCACGAAGCCGCTTGCACGCCTTCCAATATAATGACACATATAGTGCCATTATATTGGAAGGCAACGACCAAGGCGGGCGGGGATGGGCGATCAGGCGATTTTGCTGACGGCGATATGGGCGGGCGCGTTGCTGCTCTGGTCCGCATTTCTGCTGTTTTACGATGGCTGGCGGCGTCCGCTGACCGTCCGGGAAATCGACGCGTTTCTTGACGGGCTTGGCCCGCGCATGGCGGAAACAGGCAATGACGTGGCGCGGTTGCGCGCGTTTCTGGAGGCCGACGACGGGCGCGAATTCGTGATGGTCAACCTCGTCCGCGCGCGGCCGGGGCCGGTCACCGACCCCGCAAGCGGCGCGACACTCGACGGCAGCGAATGGTTGCGGCGATATTCGGACCCCTTTGTGCGCGGGCTGATGCGGCGCGGCGGGCATCCATTGTTCGTCGGGCGCAAGGTCGGCGGCTATATCGATGCGTGGAATACGCCCGCCGATCCCGGCTGGACGCTGCTCGGCACGATGCGATACCGCAGCCGCCGCGACCTGCTCCGCATGGCAGGCGACCCGGCGTTCCGCGCGGTGCATCCGAACAAGCTGCTGGGGATCGAGACGACCTTTTCCTTTCCAACGCAGCGCCAGATTGGCTTTTACGCCAGCCCGCGCGCGACCGCCGGACTGGCGCTCGCGCTGCTGGCGGCACTGGCGCACATCATGGCATTGACCTTTGGGTGGGGAGCGACGGGGTGAAGAAACGGTGGATCGCGCTTTGCGTCCTGACGCTGGCCGCAGCGGGCGGTTATTGGGCCTTCCAGGCGAATAAATACCGGCTTCCGGGGATTTTGCAGGACTGGCGCGACCCGGTGCAGCCGAACCGGGCGATCGCGTGGCAACAAGGGCCGGCGGCCGCGCCGGAGGGCGAGCGGCCGCCGAACGTCATCCTGATCGTCGCCGACGACCTGGGGTATAACGACATCAGCCTGAACGGCGGCGGCGTCGCGGGGATCGTCAAGACACCGAATATCGACGCGCTGGCGCGCGAAGGGGTGAATTTCACCACCGCCTACGCCGCGAACGCGACCTGCTCGCCGTCGCGCGCGGCGATGATGACGGGGCGTTATCCGACGCGATTTGGCTTTGAATTTACCGCAGTGCCGATCGAGTTCGCCGAGAATCTGGCGCATGGCGACGGCGTCGGGCCGCACCGCGCGATCTTTCACAAGGAGTTGGTGACCCCGGATATTCCGCCCTATCCCCAGATGGGCGTCCCCGCGAGCGAGGTGACGATCGCCGAGGCGGTGAAGGCCGCGGGTTATCACACGGTCCATATCGGCAAATGGCATTTGGGCGAGGCACCCGAATTGCAGCCGCAGGGTCAAGGCTTCGACGAAAGCCTCGCGGTGCTGGCGGGAGCGGGGATGTTCTTGCCCGAGGATGATCCCGATGCGGTCAACGCCAAGCTGCCGTGGGATCCGATCGACCGTTTCATCTGGGCCAATCTGCGCCACGCGGTAACCTTTAACGGCAGCAAACGCTTCGCGGCGAAAGGGCATATGACCGACTATTTCGCCGACGAGGCGATCAAGGCGATCGAGGCGAACCGCAACCGGCCCTTTTTCATGTATCTGGCCTTCACCGCGCCGCACACGCCGCTGCAGGCGACGCGCGCCGATTATGAAAAGCTCGCGGCGATCAAGGATCACAAGACGCGCGTCTATGGCGCGATGATCGCGCAGATGGACCGGCGAATCGGCGATGTGATGGCCAAGCTGAAGGAGGCCGGGATCGACGACAATACGCTGGTGATCTTTACGAGCGACAATGGCGGCGCCTGGTACAACGGGATGCCGGGGCTGAACGCGCCGTTCCGCGGGTGGAAGGCGACCTTTTTCGAGGGCGGCATCCGCGCGCCCTTGTTCATGCGCTGGCCCGCGCGCATCGCGCCGGGGACCGCGCGCGCCGACGTGACCGGGCATCTCGACATTTTTGCGACGATTGCGGCGGCGGCGGGCGCGGCGCTGCCCGAAGGGCGGACGATCGACAGCGAGGATATATTGGCCGGGCCCGCCACGCGGCCGGCGATCTTCTGGCGCTCGGGCGATTATCGCGCGGTGCGTGCGGGCGACTGGAAATTGCAGGTGACGAAGCGGCCCGAAAAGGCGCGCCTCTATAATCTCGCCGTCGATCCGACCGAGCAGACCGACCTGTCGGCGCGCGAGCCCGCCCGCGTCGCCGAGCTTCGCGCGATGATCGCGGCGCAGAACAAGGACATGGCCAGGCCGATCTGGCCGGGGCTGATCGAAGGGCCGGTACGCATCGACGTGCCGCTGAACGCGCCGTGGCAGGGCGGGCAGGATTATATCTATTGGACCAATTGATTGCTGCTAGCCGCCTGGCGTTGCGTCTGTGGCGGTATAGGATCGGAGCAAAAGACACCGCGAGGTAATTGGCGGCGGCGCGTGGTTGTGGCAGGGGTCTGCCGACCTTGCCCACGGAGAGATCATGCGCACCTTGCTCCTTTCGCTCGCCCTGCTTACCCCCTTCGCATCGGCCGCCGCCGAGGAGCGGGTGATCGACACGCATGTCCATCTTTGGAACGGTGCCAAATCGGTTGCCGAATATCGCGCCAAGCTGAAAGCCACGGGGGTGTCGGTCGAGCGGTTCGGTGCGATGTGGTTCGGCGGGCCGAATCAGGCGCGCGCGGGCAATCCCGCCGACATCAGCGCGCGCAACGACGCGCTGATCGCGCTCGCCAAAGACCATCCCGACATGATCCCGATCGCGACGGTCCACCCCTATGATGGCGAGGCCGCACTGGCGGAGGTAACGCGCGTCGCGGCGCGAGGGGTCAAGATACTGAAAATCCATCCGCACACGCAGGGGTTCGACGCCGCCGACCCGCGCGTGTTGACGCTGGTCAAACATGCAGGGGCGGCGGGGATGGTCGTGCTGCTCGACAACGCCGGCATCGTGCCGGCCGACCATGAAAAGCTGTTCAACTTGGCCCTCGCGGCGCCGAAGACGAAGTTCATCTTTGCCCATATGGGCGGGATGGGGTTCCGCTTCTGGAACATATTGGCCCTCGCGCGCACGGCCGAGGGGCTGTTCGCCGAGAATATATTCTTCGACATTTCGGGCGTGACGCTGTTTGCCGATTCGCCGGTCGAGGACGAATATGTCTGGACGATCCGCAACGTCGGGATCGACCAGGTGCTGATCGCATCGGACTATCCGCAGCTTTCGCTCGCGAAAACGCTCGAGGCGCTCGACAAGCTGGACCTCACCGAAGAGGAGCGCGCAAAGATCCGGTCGGGCAATGCGAAGCGGCTGCTGGGGCTCTAACGGATGATGCCCCGCCCCCGACATCGAGACGTGGGAGAGCGGGAGACGGGGCCCGCGCGCTTAAGCAGGGCGCGGATTGCCCGAAGATGAACGAACCGACCTAAGCTTCGAAAATCTTTGTATAAAGCATCGCCATTTCGTCGGCGTCGGGGATGCGCGGATTGTTCGCGGGCGATCCCGAGGCCGCGGCCTGCGCGCACATCGTCGGGATCAGCGCGTCCCAGCGCGCGGCGTCGATGCCCCACGCAGCGGGGCCCGGCACCTCCAGTTCGCGGTTGAGCGCCGCGAGTTCGTCGACGAGCCGCGCCACCGCCGACTGATCGCCTTCGGCATTGTCGGCGATTGCCATGGCGCGGGCGCAGTCGGCGTAGCGGGGAAGCGCGGCGGGGGCCGACCAGGCGGTGACGGCGGGCAGCAGCATCGCGTTCGACAGGCCGTGCGGCACATGGAAATGCGCCCCGATCGGGCGGCTCATCCCGTGGACGAGCGCGACCGAGCTATTCGAAAAGGCAATCCCCGCCTGCGTCGCGCCGAGCATCATCGCCTCACGCGCCGCGGCGTCCATCGGGTCGGCGCACACGCGGCGGAGGTTGGGAGCGATCGCGCGCATCGCGAGCAGCGCCATGCCGTCGCTGAACGGATTGGCGCGGCGCGAGACATAGGCCTCGATCGCGTGCGTCAGCGAATCGATGCCGGTGTCGGCGGTGAGCCGCCTGGGCTTGGTAAAGGTCAGTTCATAATCGACGAGCGCGGCGACGGGCAGATAGGCGAGGCCGGGGCAGAGCATCTTTTCGTCGGTCATCTCGTCAGTGATGATCGTGAAGCGCGTCGCCTCCGACCCCGTGCCCGCGGTCGTCGGGATGGCGATGACGGGCAGGCCGGGCGCATCCTGCACATGCGGCGCCTTGTAATCGGCCATCGCGCCGCCGTGGACGGCGAGCAGGGCGATCGCCTTGGCGCTGTCGAGCGGGCTGCCGCCGCCGAAGCCGACGACGCAGTCGTGATCGCTTTGCTTGAGGAACGCCACGCCCGCGTCGATCGAGGTGACCGTGGGGTCGGGGACGGTATCGGCGAACACCCGTGCGGCGATCCCGGCCGCCGCGAGAAGATCGGTCAGTTCATCGACGCGGCCGCTGTCCCGCAGCCAGGCGTCGGTGACGATCAGCGGGCTCGACAGGCCCAATGTTTCCAACACCTCGGCCAGCTGTTTCGACGCGCCGCCGCCGATGCGGAGGATGCGGGGAAGGGCGATGCTCGCGATGCTCAACGGACGATCTCCTGACGGGAGCGTCTTACGTCGTCGGGCGTCGGGCGGAAATCCTTATTGTTTGCGCAGGTCAGCGCGCCGGTTTGAAGGCGTGCAGTTCGCCCCGGATCGTCGGTACATAGACGGTGCCGTCCTTGTCGAGCGTCGTTCCCACGGTGAAGATCGGTTTGCCGGGGATCGTTTCGCGGTCGAGAACCTTGCCGTTCTGTGTATCGACGACGAGCAAATCGGCGGTCGCCTGACCCGTGGAAATGGTCGGATAGGCGCGCGATCCGGCCGCCTGCGTCGCGATTCCGAAATTGTTGAGGTCGGCATTTTTCCACAGCAGTTCGCCGTGCTTGCCGCGATCGGCGATCGCCAGCAGCGGCGCGGCGCGCCCGCCCGCGGGCATGATAAGGCCCTCGGGCGAAAGCGAAACGCTGCCCCCCGATTCATAGCCGATCGGGAGCGTCCACAGCGAGCGTCCGGTCGCCGCATCAAGCGCGTGAAGCGTGCCGTGATTGTCGGTGAGATAGACGCGCGTGCCGTCCGCCGACAGGTCAGGACTCGCCGCGCTGCCGCCGGGCAGGCTGTCGTTCACCCATTCCTCGACCAGCTGTGGCGCGGGGCCGGGCGTGATCCGCATCGCGCGAATGCCCGCCGCGGGCGCACCTGGCGTCCAGAAGGTGAAATAGAACCGACCGCTTTTCATGTCGATCGCGGGCGTATTGGCGCTGGGGCAGGCGGGAAGGCCGCGCATACAGGCGACTGCCCCCTGCGACGGATCGAACGACGGGTCCGGAACGAGCGGATGGGGCGCAATGCGTTCGGTGCCCTTTTCACGGTCGAGCACATAGATCACCCCGACATGGGTGATGAACAACAGGTCGCCAGCGGGGGTGAATTGCGCCGAAAGCGGCGCGCCAATGATCGGATAAGTCCATAGCAATGTGCCTTTGCGATCGAACGCGCGCATTGCGGTGCCGTCGCCGATGAAGAGGCGCCCTTGCGCATCGAGCAGCGGCGCCGAGGACACTGCGAGGCGGTCGAGAAGGTCGGAGCACCAGATCGTCTCGCCCGTCGCGCGGTCGAGTGCGTGGAGGCGGCATTCCTTGCTGCCCGCGGTACCGCTGGTCGTCACATAGACCTGTCCGGCGCCGTCGCTGGTCGGTCCGAGGTTGATCATGCCGACGAAACGGCGCGACCAGGCAAGCGTCAGGTCGGACGGGCCGGGCTCGTTGTGATAATCGCTGTTCGACGCGTCGGCATGAACCGCGGACCAGCCGGGGCCATAAACGGCATCGCCAGGCGCGGATGCGGCCGGCGCCGATGCAAGGATTGCGGCCGAGGCAGCGAGGAGTGTGGCGGAGCGGCAACGGCCGAAAACATGGGTCATGCGGGTGATCTGGGCGCGCGGTGTCGCGGCCGGATGAATCGGTTGTTTCCGATGGTGACGAAATGTAATCGGGCCGGCCGCCACCGCTACGTGGCGGCGACGGCCAGCCCTGCGCAACCCTTAGAAGCGAAGCGACAGGGACACCGCGCCCGACACGTCGCTGTGTCCGCTCTCCGCCTCGCGTCCGCGGAACGAGAAGCTGGCGGCGACGCGCTCGCCAATCAGCCCCGAGACACCGACGCCATAGGCCAGCGCGCCGTCCCCGCCCGACAGCGGCTCGCTGATATACCAGACGGGCGCCCCGCTCGGCAGGATCGAGATAAGGTGCGACCCGCTGAGCGCATTGGCCGAATAGCCGATCTCCGCCCACGGCATGAAGCCGTCAATCGCCGACGTCGGTGTGACGCGAAGGCCGGCGCCGAGTTCGAGCGTTTCGAGCGTCTGGTCACCAAAGCGGACCTGCGACGAACGGTCGCCTGCTTCGGCATAACCGT includes the following:
- a CDS encoding enoyl-CoA hydratase/isomerase family protein codes for the protein MSALLIEARGAVEIATLNRPERLNALNEALVDELNAYFGGLAERPDVRVVILRGAGRGFCAGLDIQEDRSGDETPVLRMMRTQTRIGNIYRKMRACPQPVIALGHGAACGGGLSLLLASDVRYAAPSLRCNAAYIRIGLGGCDMASSYFLPRLVGASLAAEMILTGRFVDAERALRAGLVSEIVDEAALLDRGLTLADEMLATSPHGLRLSKQALNLNIDAPSLEAAMAIEDRQQVILSATEDHKEALSAFLEKRAPEYRER
- a CDS encoding arylsulfatase; amino-acid sequence: MLAVPSGQAQQRSAPPRQPNIVILLADDWGFSDVGAFGSEIATPHIDALARAGMRFSNFHVAGSCSPTRAMLQTGVMNHRNGLGNMPETIPDEHRGKPGYDTVMNLRVVTIAQLLKAAGYRTYLTGKWHLGSDAKRLPHARGYDRAFSLADAGADNFEQRPIEGLYDKANWTENGRPATLPRDYYSSTFVVGKMIDYIEADRQSGKPFLASINFLANHIPVQAPDSDIARYAAMYKDGWTALRAERARRAAALGIVPAGTPMVTMPTTRDWQRLDADERAAAVRVMQAYGGMATAMDREIGRLVAHLKRTGDYDNTIFVFLSDNGAEPTNPFGSLRNRLFLAMQYDLATANIGRRGSFSAIGPGWASAAASPLSGYKFSATEGGLRVPLIIAWPGHGEIKAGAISDGLAHVTDLLPTLAELAAVPLHNGQWQGRDVEPVTGRSLVPMLKGATASVHGDAPLGYELSGNAALFRGDYKLVRNLPPTGDGKWRMYNLRADPGEARDLSAAMPDRFASMLADYRAYAKANGVLDIPPGYTADEQINRYAWEQQGRKRAIKAGLWLGGGLMVLALLVWGWRRRRARG
- a CDS encoding formylglycine-generating enzyme family protein, yielding MIRAAALLLLAMLAACSNDADAPLAEAKPPECPAMPAQDYAWIPGATFTIGADAHLPEEGPPREVTVAGFWIATHEVTNAEFAEFVRATGYKTLAEQDPPPLPGAPPDMLVPGSAVFTAPTDGNPNWWRWVVGAEWRHPAGPATTIDGRDRDPVVQIGYEDALAFARWKGKALPSEEQWELAAASGGADRNVPVGKDGKPRANFYQGSFPVRDLGTDGFTGRAPVACFLADAHGVHDLIGNVWEWTTSAAGNERNVIKGGSFLCAANYCARYRPAARQFQERSLGTDHIGFRLIDPARPAPTD
- a CDS encoding TetR/AcrR family transcriptional regulator, with the protein product MAGKVQADVADGGPDARPDGRRERSRSSYKRIVAAMMALIEAGDLMPSAARVADEAGVGLRTVFRHFDDMDALYREISRIIGERIWPIVTAPYPDGDWRANLRELTRRRVRVFETMLPFRLAANIKRYQSPYLLGQYAQVVTMERELVLRLLPPDVASNRYLTEALCAALSFQNWRAIRQDQGLSVEDASGVVAHMIEALVATTRA
- a CDS encoding sulfatase-like hydrolase/transferase — its product is MKKRWIALCVLTLAAAGGYWAFQANKYRLPGILQDWRDPVQPNRAIAWQQGPAAAPEGERPPNVILIVADDLGYNDISLNGGGVAGIVKTPNIDALAREGVNFTTAYAANATCSPSRAAMMTGRYPTRFGFEFTAVPIEFAENLAHGDGVGPHRAIFHKELVTPDIPPYPQMGVPASEVTIAEAVKAAGYHTVHIGKWHLGEAPELQPQGQGFDESLAVLAGAGMFLPEDDPDAVNAKLPWDPIDRFIWANLRHAVTFNGSKRFAAKGHMTDYFADEAIKAIEANRNRPFFMYLAFTAPHTPLQATRADYEKLAAIKDHKTRVYGAMIAQMDRRIGDVMAKLKEAGIDDNTLVIFTSDNGGAWYNGMPGLNAPFRGWKATFFEGGIRAPLFMRWPARIAPGTARADVTGHLDIFATIAAAAGAALPEGRTIDSEDILAGPATRPAIFWRSGDYRAVRAGDWKLQVTKRPEKARLYNLAVDPTEQTDLSAREPARVAELRAMIAAQNKDMARPIWPGLIEGPVRIDVPLNAPWQGGQDYIYWTN
- a CDS encoding amidohydrolase family protein; this translates as MRTLLLSLALLTPFASAAAEERVIDTHVHLWNGAKSVAEYRAKLKATGVSVERFGAMWFGGPNQARAGNPADISARNDALIALAKDHPDMIPIATVHPYDGEAALAEVTRVAARGVKILKIHPHTQGFDAADPRVLTLVKHAGAAGMVVLLDNAGIVPADHEKLFNLALAAPKTKFIFAHMGGMGFRFWNILALARTAEGLFAENIFFDISGVTLFADSPVEDEYVWTIRNVGIDQVLIASDYPQLSLAKTLEALDKLDLTEEERAKIRSGNAKRLLGL
- a CDS encoding iron-containing alcohol dehydrogenase; protein product: MSIASIALPRILRIGGGASKQLAEVLETLGLSSPLIVTDAWLRDSGRVDELTDLLAAAGIAARVFADTVPDPTVTSIDAGVAFLKQSDHDCVVGFGGGSPLDSAKAIALLAVHGGAMADYKAPHVQDAPGLPVIAIPTTAGTGSEATRFTIITDEMTDEKMLCPGLAYLPVAALVDYELTFTKPRRLTADTGIDSLTHAIEAYVSRRANPFSDGMALLAMRAIAPNLRRVCADPMDAAAREAMMLGATQAGIAFSNSSVALVHGMSRPIGAHFHVPHGLSNAMLLPAVTAWSAPAALPRYADCARAMAIADNAEGDQSAVARLVDELAALNRELEVPGPAAWGIDAARWDALIPTMCAQAAASGSPANNPRIPDADEMAMLYTKIFEA
- a CDS encoding PQQ-binding-like beta-propeller repeat protein, whose product is MTHVFGRCRSATLLAASAAILASAPAASAPGDAVYGPGWSAVHADASNSDYHNEPGPSDLTLAWSRRFVGMINLGPTSDGAGQVYVTTSGTAGSKECRLHALDRATGETIWCSDLLDRLAVSSAPLLDAQGRLFIGDGTAMRAFDRKGTLLWTYPIIGAPLSAQFTPAGDLLFITHVGVIYVLDREKGTERIAPHPLVPDPSFDPSQGAVACMRGLPACPSANTPAIDMKSGRFYFTFWTPGAPAAGIRAMRITPGPAPQLVEEWVNDSLPGGSAASPDLSADGTRVYLTDNHGTLHALDAATGRSLWTLPIGYESGGSVSLSPEGLIMPAGGRAAPLLAIADRGKHGELLWKNADLNNFGIATQAAGSRAYPTISTGQATADLLVVDTQNGKVLDRETIPGKPIFTVGTTLDKDGTVYVPTIRGELHAFKPAR